Proteins co-encoded in one Arachis hypogaea cultivar Tifrunner chromosome 11, arahy.Tifrunner.gnm2.J5K5, whole genome shotgun sequence genomic window:
- the LOC112722935 gene encoding cardiolipin synthase (CMP-forming), whose translation MVLFRSLKLILNNNETKNKARTFVTSTTAIPLWPSYAPLRNSYSNNTTNNHPLFSTSPLRFVSPFRFQRRPCPLFLSWPPWKLSQSATPLYLRANAVVFPKVQNPLDLLRRRRTNPLPPLHLLDRVDQNPDRSSSTNSLFDSFVNTPNFISFSRLISGPFLGWMIMNEMYTSAMVGLAISGASDWLDGYVARKMKIDSVVGSYLDPLADKVLIACVALAMVHQDLLHPALVGIVVFRDVFLVGGAVYLRASSLGWKWKSWSDFVNLDGTSRQKIEPLFISKVNTVLQLALVAAALLQPEFGTLETQSYISYLSYLVASTTIASSASYGAQYLRSSVIVSKSV comes from the exons ATGGTTCTCTTCAGATCCCTAAAATTAATTCTCAATAACAACGAAACCAAGAACAAAGCTCGAACCTTTGTGACCTCAACAACCGCAATCCCATTGTGGCCATCGTACGCTCCTCTCCGCAACAGTTACAGCAACAACACCACCAACAACCACCCACTCTTCAGCACTTCGCCGCTCAGGTTTGTCTCTCCGTTTCGGTTTCAGCGGCGGCCTTGCCCTCTCTTCCTGAGCTGGCCGCCATGGAAGCTCTCACAGTCCGCCACACCTCTTTACCTCCGCGCAAACGCCGTCGTTTTTCCCAAAGTCCAGAACCCCTTGGATTTGCTTCGCCGCCGCCGGACCAATCCCTTGCCGCCGCTCCATTTGCTCGATCGGGTTGACCAGAATCCGGACCGGTCCTCCTCCACTAACAGCCTATTCGATAGCTTCGTCAATACTCCCAATTTCATCTCCTTCTCTCGATTAATTTCGGGTCCTTTTCTTGGATG GATGATCATGAATGAGATGTATACTTCAGCAATGGTCGGGTTGGCAATATCTGGTGCCAGTGATTGG CTGGATGGATACGTGGCTAGGAAGATGAAGATTGATTCTGTAGTAGGTTCCTACCTTGATCCCCTTGCTGACAAG GTTCTTATTGCTTGTGTCGCTCTTGCAATGGTGCATCAAGATTTACTGCATC CTGCACTTGTTGGTATTGTTGTGTTCCGAGATGTCTTCCTTGTTGGTGGTGCAGTATATTTGAGAGCAAGTAGTTTGGGTTGGAAG TGGAAAAGCTGGTCTGATTTCGTTAACCTTGATGGGACATCCCGCCAAAAGATTGAACCACTCTTTATAAGCAAG GTGAATACAGTGCTCCAGTTAGCATTAGTTGCTGCAGCCCTTCTGCAACCAGAGTTTGGAACCCTAGAAACTCAATCATACATTAGTTATTTGAG CTATTTAGTggcttcaacaacaattgcaTCTTCGGCATCTTATGGAGCACAGTATCTTAGGAGTTCCGTGATAGTTTCAAAGTCGGTCTAG
- the LOC112722933 gene encoding tobamovirus multiplication protein 1 isoform X1 — protein MDTASFLYLRWRQWQWHHHHANNSNSTLWQDAVFYILCAAYALVSSLALIQLVRIELRVPQYGWTTQKIFHLMNFIVNGVRALVFGLHKLVFLLRPKVLVLVLLDLPGLLFFSTYTLLVLFWAEIYHQARSLPTDKLKIVYISINGALYFIQVCIWIYLWIDDNTVVIFIGKIFIAVVSFMAALGFLLYGGRLFIMLKHFPIESRGRRKKLHEVGSVTAICFTCFLIRCVMGFLSAFDSDASLDVFYHPLLDLIYYLVVEVLPSALVLYILRKLPPRRISAQYHPIQ, from the exons ATGGACACTGCATCCTTTTTGTATTTGCGGTGGCGCCAGTGGCAATGGCACCATCACCATGCTAACAACAGCAACTCAACTCTCTGGCAGGACGCAGTTTTCTACATACTCTGCGCTGCTTATGCTCTCGTCTCCTCCCTCGCCCTC ATTCAATTGGTAAGAATTGAACTCAGAGTTCCTCAATATGGCTGGACTACCCAAAAGATTTTCCATCTTATGAACTTCATTGTCAACGGAG TTCGCGCACTCGTCTTTGGATTACACAAGCTGGTTTTTCTTTTGCGTCCCAAG GTATTGGTTTTGGTGCTGTTAGATCTGCCGGGCCTACTGTTCTTCTCTACCTAtacacttcttgttcttttctgGGCAGAAATTTATCACCAG GCAAGGAGCTTACCTACCGATAAGCTCAAGATAGTTTATATTTCAATAAATGGTGCCTTGTATTTTATTCAG GTTTGTATTTGGATATACCTTTGGATAGATGATAACACTGTTGTGATATTCATCGGAAAGATATTTATTGCAG tTGTGTCATTTATGGCTGCATTAGGCTTCTTGCTATATGGAGGAAG ATTATTTATCATGCTGAAGCATTTCCCTATCGAATCtagagggagaaggaagaaactTCATGAG GTTGGATCTGTCACAGCTATTTGTTTCACCTGTTTTCTGATAAGATGTGTTATG GGTTTTCTATCTGCATTCGATTCAGATGCATCTCTTGATGTTTTCTATCATCCTCTTTTGGACTTGATCTACTACTTG GTGGTTGAGGTGCTACCTTCAGCTTTAGTCCTCTACATACTGCGCAAATTGCCACCAAGGAGGATATCAGCTCAATATCATCCTATTCAGTAA
- the LOC112722933 gene encoding tobamovirus multiplication protein 1 isoform X2: MLTTATQLSGRTQFSTYSALLMLSSPPSPSLQIQLVRIELRVPQYGWTTQKIFHLMNFIVNGVRALVFGLHKLVFLLRPKVLVLVLLDLPGLLFFSTYTLLVLFWAEIYHQARSLPTDKLKIVYISINGALYFIQVCIWIYLWIDDNTVVIFIGKIFIAVVSFMAALGFLLYGGRLFIMLKHFPIESRGRRKKLHEVGSVTAICFTCFLIRCVMGFLSAFDSDASLDVFYHPLLDLIYYLVVEVLPSALVLYILRKLPPRRISAQYHPIQ; this comes from the exons ATGCTAACAACAGCAACTCAACTCTCTGGCAGGACGCAGTTTTCTACATACTCTGCGCTGCTTATGCTCTCGTCTCCTCCCTCGCCCTC TCTGCAGATTCAATTGGTAAGAATTGAACTCAGAGTTCCTCAATATGGCTGGACTACCCAAAAGATTTTCCATCTTATGAACTTCATTGTCAACGGAG TTCGCGCACTCGTCTTTGGATTACACAAGCTGGTTTTTCTTTTGCGTCCCAAG GTATTGGTTTTGGTGCTGTTAGATCTGCCGGGCCTACTGTTCTTCTCTACCTAtacacttcttgttcttttctgGGCAGAAATTTATCACCAG GCAAGGAGCTTACCTACCGATAAGCTCAAGATAGTTTATATTTCAATAAATGGTGCCTTGTATTTTATTCAG GTTTGTATTTGGATATACCTTTGGATAGATGATAACACTGTTGTGATATTCATCGGAAAGATATTTATTGCAG tTGTGTCATTTATGGCTGCATTAGGCTTCTTGCTATATGGAGGAAG ATTATTTATCATGCTGAAGCATTTCCCTATCGAATCtagagggagaaggaagaaactTCATGAG GTTGGATCTGTCACAGCTATTTGTTTCACCTGTTTTCTGATAAGATGTGTTATG GGTTTTCTATCTGCATTCGATTCAGATGCATCTCTTGATGTTTTCTATCATCCTCTTTTGGACTTGATCTACTACTTG GTGGTTGAGGTGCTACCTTCAGCTTTAGTCCTCTACATACTGCGCAAATTGCCACCAAGGAGGATATCAGCTCAATATCATCCTATTCAGTAA
- the LOC112722936 gene encoding uncharacterized protein, translated as MSAPAAPVAIGTRGTIGSLVKKEIEYFTKFDLDKRGTSHKPHQPHLVDMVSTTFRTSFWVLLMIGKKRKRRSTNGFLPRMCSVSQVAESNIPMNRIPGYNYRILKNDVDNLQL; from the coding sequence ATGTCTGCTCCTGCAGCTCCAGTTGCTATAGGCACAAGAGGCACTATTGGATCTCTTGTAAAGAAGGAAATTGAGTACTTCACAAAGTTTGATTTAGATAAACGAGGGACTTCACATAAGCCTCATCAGCCACACCTCGTGGACATGGTTTCCACCACGTTCAGGACTAGTTTCTGGGTGTTGCTAATGATAGGGAAGAAGAGGAAGCGAAGAAGCACAAATGGGTTCCTCCCAAGAATGTGTTCTGTTTCACAAGTGGCAGAAAGCAATATTCCAATGAACAGAATTCCTGGTTACAACTACAGGATCCTCAAGAACGATGTCGATAACTTGCAACTCTGA